Sequence from the Xenorhabdus nematophila ATCC 19061 genome:
TCATTGATATGCCGTTGCCGGATGTTTTCAGACAACTCCCTATTCCTGAGAAATCGCTGCAATTCAACGCAGATGATGTGGCAAAACACCGTACAAAATGGATCCGTACATGGCAAAACGCTGTAAGCCGTTAATTGCAGGCTGGTTATTACCGGGGGTTATTGCCTCCGGTTTGTTAATTATCATTGCCCTGTCTGCCTTTGGGGCATTGTGGTTCAATGCGCCCGACAGCAACTGGTACGAATTCTTGCATGACAGTTATCTCTGGCATGTTATTCAATTCACTTTCTGGCAAGCCTTTTTATCTGCCCTCTTATCGGTAATACCCGCAATATTTCTGGCAAGAGCACTTCACCGCCGCCATTTTCCCGGCAAAGCACTCTTTCTGCGTTTATGCGCCATGACGTTGATCCTGCCTGTTTTAGTCGCTCTGTTCGGCATCCTGACTGTTTATGGGCAAACCGGCTGGCTGGCAAGTATGTGCCAGTGGTTGGGCATTGAATATCGTTTTACTCCTTATGGGTTAAAAGGCATTCTGCTGGCACATATTTTTTTCAATATGCCGATGGCGACACGTCTGCTGCTGCAATCACTGGAAAATATCGCCATCGAACAACGGCAACTCGCAGCCCAACTGGGTATGAATGAATGGCAACATTTTCGTTTGGTGGAATGGCCTTATCTGCGACGCCAAATTTTACCCACCGGCGCACTGATTTTCATGTTGTGCTTTGCCAGTTTTGCCACCGTGCTCGCGCTGGGCGGCGGCCCGGCGGCAACCACCATTGAACTGGCCATTTATCAGGCTCTCAGTTATGACTACGATCTCGCACATGCGGCACTACTCGGGCTTATCCAACTGTTTTGCTGCCTTGGTCTGGTACTGCTTAGCCAAAAACTCAAAGGAGCACTGTCAGTCGGTTATGGTCATCAACAACAATGGCGTAATCCTCAGGATTCATGGCAGCGGAAATTATTTGATGGCCTGTTGATTAGTCTGGCTTTGCTCCTTTTGCTCCCACCTTTATTGGCCGTCATTTCAGATGGTTTAAACAGCGGCATTTTTGCTGTTTTACGCCAGCCTGCTTTATGGCAGGCCTTAACAACTTCGGTCATTATTGCATTGGGAGCGGGTTTACTGTGTGTTGTACTGACCATGATGTTGTTATGGAGCAGCCGGGAATTACGCTTACGTCATTCTCCCCGTTGGGGACAAGCGATAGAAACCAGTGGGTTGCTGATCCTTGCCATGCCGGGAATTGTCCTTGCAACAGGCTTTTTTCTTCTGCTGAACACAACTTTTGGATTGCCTCAATCACCTTACGGATTGGTCATTCTGACCAATGCACTGATGGCAATCCCTTATGCCTTGAAAGTGTTGGAAAACCCGATGCGTGATCTGGCGGAACGCTACAATCTTCTGTGTCGTTCACTCAATATTCAAGGGTTTAACCGGCTGCGTTGGATTGAACTGAAGGCACTGAAGATGCCATTGGCGCAAGCGTTGGCTTTCGCCTGTGTGCTCTCAATTGGCGATTTCGGCATTGTCGCATTATTTGCCAGCGAAGATTTCCGTACTTTACCTTATTACCTGTATCAGCAAATTGGAGCCTATCACAGTCAGGATGGTGCAGTGACCGCATTCCTGCTACTCCTGCTTTGCTTTATTTTGTTCACTGTTATTGAACGCTTACCGGGTCAACGCCATGATTAAACTCGAAAATGTCATTTACACTTATGCACACCTCGCCATGCGTTTCGATGTGGAGATTAAAGCCGGAGAACGCATTGCCATCCTCGGCCCAAGCGGAGCAGGTAAAAGCACATTGTTAGGTTTAATTGCCGGTTTCCTATTTCCGAAACAAGGCAAGATCTGGCTGGATGGCGAAAATTACACCAATATCCCCCCTTCCAAACGACCTGTCTCCATGCTGTTTCAGGAAAATAATCTGTTTTCCCATTTAACCATTGAGCAAAACATCGGTTTGGGGCTGCATCCCGGATTACGATTAAATGCAGAGCAAAAGAAAACACTCCAGCAAATTGCTTCCCAAGTCTCTCTGGAAGCATATTTATCTCGCCTGCCGGCTCAGCTCTCTGGCGGGCAGCGCCAACGGGCGGCACTGGCGCGCTGTTTAGTCCGTCATCAACCGATTTTATTACTGGATGAACCATTTTCAGCGCTCGATCCTGCTTTGCGCAATGAGATGCTGGAATTGCTGGATCAGGTGTGCAGTGAGCGGCAAATTACCTTATTGATGGTATCCCATAATCTTGATGATGCCGCAAAAATCGCCCCTCGCTCTTTGCTGATTGTGGATGGGAAAGTTCATTATGATGGGGAGACGGAGAAGTTGGTAAGTGGCGAGGCAGATGAGGCGACAATATTGGGTATCACCAATATTGTCGCCTAACTCTTCCAAAGAGTCCGCAATAATTTCGCCTGGATGAGGGGGGTTAAACATCTTCATTAATGATAATCCTCATAGTTAACAATATATGCGTCGCCATCAATAAACTCGAATGTCACGCGCCAATTTCCTGATACTGTAATTGTCAACTGATTCCGTCTATCTCCAGTTAATGGATGTAGATCATATCCGGGAAGATTGATTTCCCATATCTCCTCTGCGTCATGATAAGGCAGGCAATTGAGAAAGTAACTTATTCTTAGCTATCCATACGATGGTTATCAAATCTATGGTCTCCTATATGAACGCATCCCGTTTGCAAGACAAAAGTTATTGTGACATTGAAGGTAGATTGCAGCTCTATATTCGGCCTTGTTACAGCTAATACTGTGGGCCTCGATGTAATCCGCTGACCTGCACCTTATTCCCCGAACGAGCTTGACGCTCTGGTGACCATTCAGGTTTAGCAAGTCACGGTCTCACCTTTCGTTGTCATCACGACTTTTGCCTCAGCAATCTTTCTGCATTCGTCTTTTTTAATTGAGTTGGCGTGAATTTTTATCGGTGAAATACCTCAATAAGGCCTGACACTGACGTAATCTTTTTCATATTCCCGTTGATGAGCAATCAGTGCCCAGACCGTACGAGCCAGTTTATTCGCCATCCCGACAATCGCAACACTAACCGGACGTCGTTTCTTCAGTTCGCTTACCCACAACGGTGGTGTTTTCGTGCATAACGTGGCGACTCTGGCGCCATGGATAAACAACGTTCTTAGATACGTATCCCCACGTTTACTGATGCCCAGTAATTTAACTCGGCCACCTGTTCCTGTTTGCCGGGGAACCAAGCCCAGATAGGCGGAAAACTCCCGGCCTGATCGGAAAGCAGTGGGATCCCCCATCGTAGCGATGGCTGCTGTAGCAATCAGAACCCCCACACCCGGAATTTTCATGATCCGCTGACAATCCGCATTCTGTTTTGCCCACTCAGTCAATTGTTTTTCCAGACCGTCAATTTCGTTATCGAGCTCACTCAGGCGATAATATTGCTCTTCAATCAGGCTGATCAGGAAGGGGGAGAGTGTTATCCTTAGCCGTTCAAGCACCTCGGGTATCGCTTTGTCTAACGATGCCCGCCCCTTATGCACTGTCTCACCAAATTCCAATAACAATCCATGCAATGCATTAATTTGTGCGGTTCTGAATTTCACTCACTGATTACGCATCCGGTGCACAGAAAGTAGGGTTTGTTGTTCTTCATTTTTGATAGCGACGGGTTTACCCGGTTGCTGAACGGCCATCCAGATTGCCCGGGCATCCATGACATCGTTTTTGTTACCTAGACGAAAAGCTTTAACAAATTTGGCCTGAAGCAAATGAACTTCATGCCCTAATTTTTTCAGCTCCCGAGCCCAATAGTGGGCACCACCACACGCTTCCATACCAATCAGACAAGGCTCCCGGTTGCTGAAAAAAGTCAAAAAATCCCGTCGTCGTAGCTGTTTATCAATGATTTCACCGGTATATTCATCAACGAAATGAATTTGCATCAGATACTTTGCGATATCGACGCCAACAGGCGTATATTTC
This genomic interval carries:
- the thiP gene encoding thiamine/thiamine pyrophosphate ABC transporter permease ThiP codes for the protein MAKRCKPLIAGWLLPGVIASGLLIIIALSAFGALWFNAPDSNWYEFLHDSYLWHVIQFTFWQAFLSALLSVIPAIFLARALHRRHFPGKALFLRLCAMTLILPVLVALFGILTVYGQTGWLASMCQWLGIEYRFTPYGLKGILLAHIFFNMPMATRLLLQSLENIAIEQRQLAAQLGMNEWQHFRLVEWPYLRRQILPTGALIFMLCFASFATVLALGGGPAATTIELAIYQALSYDYDLAHAALLGLIQLFCCLGLVLLSQKLKGALSVGYGHQQQWRNPQDSWQRKLFDGLLISLALLLLLPPLLAVISDGLNSGIFAVLRQPALWQALTTSVIIALGAGLLCVVLTMMLLWSSRELRLRHSPRWGQAIETSGLLILAMPGIVLATGFFLLLNTTFGLPQSPYGLVILTNALMAIPYALKVLENPMRDLAERYNLLCRSLNIQGFNRLRWIELKALKMPLAQALAFACVLSIGDFGIVALFASEDFRTLPYYLYQQIGAYHSQDGAVTAFLLLLLCFILFTVIERLPGQRHD
- the thiQ gene encoding thiamine ABC transporter ATP-binding protein ThiQ; amino-acid sequence: MIKLENVIYTYAHLAMRFDVEIKAGERIAILGPSGAGKSTLLGLIAGFLFPKQGKIWLDGENYTNIPPSKRPVSMLFQENNLFSHLTIEQNIGLGLHPGLRLNAEQKKTLQQIASQVSLEAYLSRLPAQLSGGQRQRAALARCLVRHQPILLLDEPFSALDPALRNEMLELLDQVCSERQITLLMVSHNLDDAAKIAPRSLLIVDGKVHYDGETEKLVSGEADEATILGITNIVA